The genomic interval CCGCCAGATTCATCTGGCAGCCGTAGGATTCAAAAAAGTAGGTCACCGGGAGCCTCCCTCAGCGTACGCGAACGCGTTGTGATTGTGAATGCTCTCGTAGTTCTCGGCTTCCACGCTGTACCAGGGAAAGTCCCCGAGGCGCGGGACGGCGAGCATCACGTCGCGGACGAGGTCTTCCACGAATTTCGGATTCTCGTAGGATTTCTCCGTTACGTATTTTTCATCCTCCCGCTTGAGGAGGGTGTACAAGGCGCTGGAGGCGCATTCTTCCACAAGGGCGACGAGGTCTTCTATCCAGAAGAAGGGGCCGAGCTCGAGCTTGACGCGGACGATTCCGCGCTGGTTATGCGCGCCGTATTCGCTGATCGCGCGCGAGCAGGGGCAGACGGTTTGCACGGGGACCGCGACCGAAACGAAAAAGGAGCGCGACGAGGGGCTGCCTTCAGGCGTTCCGGCCGAGACCGAGCCTTCGTAGGAGCAATCGTAGCTCATCATCGCCTTCTGTCCGGAGACGGGAGCGGATTTTTCCATAAAAAAAGGAAAGAAGATTTCGCCGAAGGAGCGGGACGCTTCAAGGGAAACGCGGATTTCCTCCAGCATGTCGAGAAAGTGCGGCATCGAGAGATTTTCCCGATGCTGATGAAACACCTCGACAAAGCGGCTCATGTGAGTCCCCTTGAAGTGGCGGGGAAGGTTCACATAGAGATTCACCGTCGCTGTGGAATACTGGCGGGAATGGTCCCGGTCCAATACGCGGACAGGATAGCGGAGATCCTTGATTCCGACTTTCTGTAAGGCTATGTCGCGGTCGTCCCGCTCGCTTTGTATATCTATCATTGCAATTCCGGTTACCTGTTTTTAGCGGCCTGAAGCGTGTTCTGCATGAGCATCGCGATGGTCATCGGGCCGACGCCGCGGGGCACGGGGGTTATGAAGGAGGCGACCTCGCAGGCGGGGAGGAAATCAACGTCGCCGACGAGACGGAAACCGTTTTTCGCCGTCGGGTCTTCGACGCGGTTGACTCCAACGTCGATGACGGCGGCGCCGGGCTTTATCATGTCCGCGGTGATCATGCGGGGACTGCCGACGGCGGCGACGAGTATGTCGGCCTGGCGGGTGATGGACGGGAGATCGACGGTTCCGGTGTGGCAGATGGTGACGGTGGCGTTGCACTCGCGGCGGGCGAGAAGAAGGGCGAGCGGCTTGCCGACAATGTTGGAGCGGCCGACCACGACGGCGTGGGCTCCGCGGGTGTTGATGCCGGCTTCGCGGAGAAGCGCGATGACTCCGTGGGGCGTGCAGGGAAGAAAGCCGGGCCGGTCGATGACGAGATTTCCGACGCTGACCGGATGAAAGCCGTCGACGTCCTTTTCAGGATCTATCGCCATGATGACGCGGGCTTCGTCAATATGCCTGGGAAGCGGAAGCTGAACGAGAATGCCGTGAACCGAAGGATCCGCGTTC from Teretinema zuelzerae carries:
- a CDS encoding bifunctional 5,10-methylenetetrahydrofolate dehydrogenase/5,10-methenyltetrahydrofolate cyclohydrolase codes for the protein MSATVIDGFSVAASVRARVAAEVAALKAGGVIPCLAVVLVGENPASVSYVAGKEKALAEVGMADRSYRLPGTVSEAELLALISSLNADPSVHGILVQLPLPRHIDEARVIMAIDPEKDVDGFHPVSVGNLVIDRPGFLPCTPHGVIALLREAGINTRGAHAVVVGRSNIVGKPLALLLARRECNATVTICHTGTVDLPSITRQADILVAAVGSPRMITADMIKPGAAVIDVGVNRVEDPTAKNGFRLVGDVDFLPACEVASFITPVPRGVGPMTIAMLMQNTLQAAKNR
- the folE2 gene encoding GTP cyclohydrolase FolE2 gives rise to the protein MIDIQSERDDRDIALQKVGIKDLRYPVRVLDRDHSRQYSTATVNLYVNLPRHFKGTHMSRFVEVFHQHRENLSMPHFLDMLEEIRVSLEASRSFGEIFFPFFMEKSAPVSGQKAMMSYDCSYEGSVSAGTPEGSPSSRSFFVSVAVPVQTVCPCSRAISEYGAHNQRGIVRVKLELGPFFWIEDLVALVEECASSALYTLLKREDEKYVTEKSYENPKFVEDLVRDVMLAVPRLGDFPWYSVEAENYESIHNHNAFAYAEGGSR